Proteins encoded together in one Marispirochaeta sp. window:
- a CDS encoding sugar ABC transporter substrate-binding protein, producing the protein MSKARNRLGIMMGIILVAVATFAGGQQDKSVSDNAETIVLTYALWDQNQARNLRVIADEFETENPEIEIEIEVNGWGDYWTALEAAATGGDLPDVFWMHSNEIFRYASNGMLLDLTGRIEESSDVSLSNFPEGLVSIYNHEGNQYAVPKDYDTIGLWYNKTMFDAAGISYPDETWTWNDLYTAAKELTKEDGSQYGILTPLHNQEGYYNFIYQNGGTVITEDKYSGYDDPKTIEAMKFYISFVKEGLSPLEFGDQERAMWLQNGKCAMGFFGSWNLTGFTSNEYMRENFDVAVLPMTNNGGKATIFNGLGHAIGYNCKHPEAAWKFVEYLSSREGQLRQAELGIAISAYNGTSGAWVKSNDTYDIGVFIDMVDYAQIRPYSETTALWEDRAYEELMPAFFDDDKSVEQACKDAATMMNKVLSDER; encoded by the coding sequence ATGAGCAAGGCTAGAAATAGGCTTGGTATAATGATGGGTATAATTCTTGTTGCAGTGGCAACGTTTGCCGGAGGGCAGCAGGACAAAAGCGTATCTGATAATGCAGAAACGATTGTTCTGACTTACGCGTTGTGGGACCAAAACCAGGCCAGGAATCTTCGTGTTATAGCGGATGAATTCGAAACAGAAAATCCTGAAATCGAAATAGAAATAGAAGTGAACGGATGGGGCGATTATTGGACTGCCCTCGAAGCCGCTGCAACTGGAGGAGACCTTCCGGATGTCTTTTGGATGCATTCCAATGAAATTTTTCGCTATGCATCGAATGGTATGCTTTTGGATTTAACCGGCCGGATTGAAGAAAGCAGTGATGTCAGCTTGTCAAATTTCCCGGAGGGGCTTGTATCCATATATAACCATGAAGGTAACCAATATGCTGTTCCCAAAGACTACGATACAATAGGTCTCTGGTATAATAAAACAATGTTTGATGCGGCTGGAATTTCTTATCCAGATGAGACATGGACTTGGAATGATTTGTATACAGCTGCAAAAGAATTAACTAAAGAAGATGGTTCACAATACGGAATTCTAACTCCTCTGCATAATCAGGAAGGGTACTATAATTTCATTTATCAGAACGGTGGTACGGTTATCACTGAAGATAAATATTCAGGATACGATGATCCCAAGACCATTGAAGCGATGAAATTTTATATCAGTTTTGTTAAGGAAGGGCTGTCTCCACTCGAATTTGGTGATCAGGAAAGGGCCATGTGGTTACAGAATGGAAAATGCGCAATGGGATTCTTCGGTTCATGGAATCTGACTGGGTTTACCAGCAACGAATACATGAGAGAAAATTTTGACGTAGCGGTTCTTCCTATGACCAACAATGGCGGAAAGGCCACCATTTTTAACGGACTTGGCCATGCAATTGGATATAACTGCAAGCATCCTGAGGCGGCATGGAAATTCGTAGAGTATCTGAGTTCCAGGGAAGGTCAGTTGCGTCAGGCAGAATTAGGTATAGCCATATCGGCGTACAATGGTACTTCCGGCGCCTGGGTTAAATCCAACGATACATATGACATTGGTGTCTTTATCGATATGGTCGACTATGCTCAGATCAGACCCTATTCCGAGACTACAGCTCTCTGGGAAGACCGTGCATACGAAGAGCTCATGCCCGCCTTCTTTGACGATGATAAGTCAGTTGAACAGGCCTGCAAGGATGCTGCCACAATGATGAACAAAGTATTATCTGACGAACGTTAA
- a CDS encoding sugar ABC transporter permease, with protein MVWNKRAEWSWGYFLVAPTIIGLIILNIIPIFQSLYLSFFKSGDFGRGNVFVGLDNYRTLVFDPQVWMATSNTLLYTLLVVPTSMAIALLLAVWLNSGVAGKGFFRTIYFIPMAAAPAAVTMVWKWLYNREFGLINYILESTGFDAVDWIHNPRVALISVSIIGIWSLIGYAMVLFLAGLQEIPKDYYEAIDIDGGGGFVKFRYITLPLVSPTMFFIAVTSIIQSMQVFDVIYMMIGVTSPAYEHTVSLVYLFYNNSFKYSNKGYGSAIIILLLAIIMIITFLQVKLQKRWVNYRD; from the coding sequence GTGGTGTGGAACAAAAGGGCTGAATGGAGCTGGGGCTATTTTCTTGTGGCGCCCACGATCATTGGATTAATTATCCTGAATATTATCCCGATTTTTCAGTCCCTTTATTTGAGTTTTTTCAAGAGTGGTGATTTTGGCAGAGGGAATGTATTTGTGGGATTGGATAATTACCGAACTCTCGTTTTTGATCCACAAGTTTGGATGGCGACGAGTAATACCCTTTTGTATACGCTTCTCGTTGTTCCGACAAGTATGGCTATTGCACTTCTTTTAGCGGTTTGGCTGAACAGTGGAGTTGCAGGAAAGGGTTTTTTTCGGACTATATACTTTATTCCCATGGCGGCGGCTCCGGCCGCAGTAACCATGGTGTGGAAGTGGCTCTATAACCGTGAGTTCGGGCTTATTAATTATATTCTTGAATCGACAGGTTTCGATGCAGTGGACTGGATCCATAATCCCAGGGTGGCTCTGATTTCTGTATCGATAATAGGAATTTGGAGCTTGATAGGATACGCCATGGTCCTGTTTCTTGCTGGTTTGCAGGAGATTCCGAAGGACTACTATGAAGCCATCGATATTGATGGGGGTGGCGGCTTCGTGAAATTCCGCTATATAACCCTTCCTCTTGTATCTCCCACTATGTTTTTTATCGCAGTAACAAGCATCATTCAAAGCATGCAGGTTTTCGATGTCATATATATGATGATCGGTGTAACGAGTCCGGCGTATGAACACACTGTCTCGTTAGTTTACCTGTTTTACAATAATTCTTTCAAATATTCCAACAAGGGATACGGGTCTGCCATCATTATTCTTCTCCTGGCAATAATCATGATTATTACCTTTCTTCAAGTGAAGCTGCAAAAACGATGGGTAAATTACAGGGATTAG
- a CDS encoding carbohydrate ABC transporter permease: MIMPFVWMVITSLKTNTEATSMNPFIFLPEIPRWDTYKTVLEQNNMPRLYYNTFSMMFFRVLCALSFSSMAAYSFARLRFPGRDFLFGIVLMQMMVPVQIFVIPQYLMVDALGARNTVFALVFPGLVSAFGTFLLRQFYLGLPKELGDSSRIDGCNIGQTFLFVMLPLTKSGLIALGIFTALFSFKDLLWPLVVNTSTYAATLSSALAKIQSAYSVEYPQLMAASVLAIFPMLVIYFIFQKQFIQGIATSGGKL, from the coding sequence ATGATAATGCCATTTGTCTGGATGGTCATCACATCGCTTAAAACAAATACTGAAGCGACATCAATGAATCCGTTTATCTTTCTTCCGGAAATACCAAGATGGGACACATACAAGACGGTTCTGGAACAGAACAACATGCCGCGCCTTTATTACAATACCTTCTCGATGATGTTTTTTCGGGTACTTTGTGCGCTTAGTTTCAGCTCAATGGCAGCGTATTCATTCGCGAGGCTGCGTTTTCCGGGACGGGATTTCCTTTTTGGTATTGTGCTCATGCAGATGATGGTTCCCGTGCAGATATTCGTTATTCCGCAGTACCTTATGGTAGATGCTCTCGGTGCAAGAAACACAGTATTTGCTCTGGTTTTCCCCGGTCTTGTAAGTGCGTTCGGTACCTTTCTGCTGAGGCAGTTTTATCTTGGATTGCCGAAGGAACTCGGGGATTCGTCCAGAATAGACGGTTGTAATATTGGGCAAACGTTTCTTTTTGTGATGCTGCCGCTCACAAAGAGCGGTCTTATCGCCCTTGGTATCTTTACAGCGCTGTTCTCATTTAAGGATTTGTTGTGGCCGCTGGTCGTAAATACCAGTACATATGCAGCAACCCTTTCTTCAGCACTGGCAAAAATACAAAGTGCCTACTCTGTAGAGTATCCACAGCTCATGGCGGCGTCGGTACTCGCGATTTTCCCGATGCTGGTAATCTATTTCATTTTTCAGAAACAATTTATTCAAGGAATAGCGACTTCCGGAGGTAAACTCTAG
- a CDS encoding alpha-galactosidase — protein sequence MSIIFHQESQQFHLCNSYISYIITVLPNGELGNLYYGARVHDKTDFSYLAPVRRRSLTAYTNGGPDGFSLQYTRQEYPGYGTSDFRYPSFTISQKNGSRISHFTYQDHRIRKGKDPLPGLPATYVDDPEEAETLEIMLFDPISETNLTLFYTLFLQVPVITRSARFEQRGPSTIVLERALSVCVDLPNDSYDMVHLAGAWSRERHVKTRSLEVGVQSIYSLKGTSSAEHNPFLALKKKNTNEFSGEVFGFSFVYSGNFLAQVEVDSHSMCRVLMGIHPEEFSWPLKKDEAFQTPEVVLVYTKDGLNGMSSIYHRLYRTRLARGYWRDRPRPILVNNWEATGMEFTESHVLALAEVAKDLGAELFVLDDGWFGKRDNDLAGLGDWYVTNFNKLPGGIEGLSSKVEALGLRFGLWIEPEMVNKDSDLFRSHPDWILSTPDRFASIARNQYVLDFSRIEVIDYIYGLIEKLLSCNPISYVKWDMNRYLTECYSRTKDADYQGTVFHSYILGVYMLYERLTSAFPEVLFESCSSGGARFDPGILYYAPQGWTSDDTDAVERLKIQYGTSYVYPLSSMGAHVTGVPNQQVGRTTPLQTRGNVALFGSFGYELDVTKFSEQERSIVRKQIKFYKNYRQLLHAGTFYRLLDPFLKEQAAWMVVSEDQNEALVGYYLILNKPNHRDCLLKLTGLNPDTKYEVSGKPGVYWGDELMFCGLSVEPEELIPPDRDFSSVIYVIKSAM from the coding sequence ATGAGCATTATTTTTCATCAGGAATCACAACAGTTTCATCTGTGTAACAGTTACATAAGCTATATTATCACCGTGTTGCCCAACGGCGAATTAGGAAATCTGTATTACGGTGCCCGGGTCCATGATAAAACGGACTTCTCGTATCTTGCTCCTGTCAGACGACGGTCTCTCACAGCATATACGAACGGAGGTCCCGACGGGTTTTCGCTCCAATATACCCGACAGGAGTATCCGGGGTATGGAACCTCTGATTTCCGATATCCGTCTTTTACAATAAGTCAGAAAAACGGCAGCAGAATTTCGCATTTTACTTATCAGGACCACAGGATACGGAAAGGGAAGGATCCGCTTCCGGGTCTTCCCGCGACATACGTGGATGACCCGGAAGAGGCTGAGACTCTTGAGATAATGCTGTTTGACCCAATATCTGAGACTAACCTGACGCTCTTTTATACTTTGTTTTTACAGGTTCCGGTCATCACTCGCAGTGCCCGTTTTGAACAGCGGGGCCCATCAACTATCGTTCTTGAACGTGCTTTAAGCGTATGCGTTGATCTTCCAAACGACTCATACGACATGGTTCATCTGGCTGGGGCGTGGTCACGGGAACGTCATGTTAAAACACGCTCTTTAGAGGTGGGGGTGCAGTCAATTTATAGCCTTAAAGGAACGAGCAGCGCCGAGCACAATCCTTTTTTAGCCTTGAAGAAAAAAAACACAAATGAGTTCAGCGGTGAAGTTTTCGGGTTCAGTTTTGTCTACAGTGGAAACTTCCTCGCGCAGGTGGAGGTAGACTCTCACAGTATGTGCCGGGTCCTTATGGGAATCCATCCCGAGGAATTTTCCTGGCCTTTGAAGAAGGATGAAGCTTTTCAGACTCCAGAGGTTGTTTTGGTATATACGAAAGACGGACTTAATGGGATGAGTAGTATATATCACCGGCTCTACCGGACCCGGCTTGCCAGGGGATATTGGCGGGACCGCCCACGACCGATTTTGGTTAATAACTGGGAAGCGACCGGGATGGAGTTCACCGAATCCCATGTCCTTGCACTTGCAGAAGTTGCAAAGGACCTTGGGGCTGAGCTGTTTGTTCTCGATGACGGGTGGTTTGGCAAAAGAGACAATGACTTAGCAGGCCTGGGGGACTGGTATGTAACAAACTTTAATAAACTTCCTGGAGGGATCGAAGGCTTGTCTTCAAAGGTAGAAGCCCTTGGCCTGCGGTTTGGGTTATGGATAGAACCAGAGATGGTAAATAAAGACAGTGATTTGTTTCGCTCTCACCCCGACTGGATACTGTCTACCCCGGATCGGTTTGCTTCTATCGCGCGGAACCAGTATGTGTTGGACTTTTCACGAATTGAGGTTATTGATTATATTTACGGTCTTATAGAGAAATTACTCTCCTGCAACCCGATATCCTATGTCAAATGGGATATGAACAGATATCTTACTGAATGTTATTCCCGTACAAAGGATGCAGATTATCAGGGTACGGTGTTCCATTCCTACATCCTTGGGGTTTACATGCTTTATGAGAGGTTAACCTCGGCATTCCCTGAAGTGTTGTTCGAATCCTGTTCCAGCGGAGGCGCGCGTTTTGATCCTGGAATACTGTACTATGCGCCGCAAGGCTGGACCAGTGATGATACCGACGCGGTGGAACGATTAAAAATCCAGTATGGAACATCCTATGTTTATCCCTTAAGCAGTATGGGTGCGCATGTAACTGGTGTGCCGAATCAGCAGGTCGGACGAACGACCCCGCTTCAAACCCGGGGTAATGTTGCCCTTTTCGGGTCGTTTGGATATGAGCTCGATGTCACCAAGTTTTCCGAACAGGAACGGAGCATAGTGCGGAAACAAATCAAATTCTACAAGAATTATCGCCAATTATTGCATGCTGGTACATTCTACAGACTTCTTGACCCGTTCCTTAAGGAGCAAGCCGCATGGATGGTAGTTTCGGAGGATCAAAATGAGGCCTTGGTGGGGTATTATTTAATTCTCAATAAGCCGAATCATCGGGACTGTCTTCTGAAGCTTACCGGACTTAATCCTGATACCAAATATGAAGTATCCGGAAAGCCCGGTGTTTACTGGGGTGATGAATTGATGTTCTGCGGTCTATCTGTGGAACCGGAAGAGCTGATTCCACCGGATAGAGATTTTTCCTCCGTTATTTATGTGATTAAATCGGCTATGTGA
- a CDS encoding AraC family transcriptional regulator, with product MLRDRKPAKYTNSARYRCLEHLHKQSVELYLSYCGLEECDSDHSYGPTERSEFLLHYIIEGEGLYTVGKKNYTLRKHHAFLIYPDITTYYKADHNSPWKYIWIGFGGTKALEYLRFANFNETKLVNEFNNERALIECVNGMLEASQLTAANSLIRESYLMRFLATLIQEQQINDTASHSYDYSSKVYIDHAIEFIEHNFHQNIRIKDIADYIGINRSYLTCIFKKQLQVSPQEYLINFRMDKAAGLLKTTNLSINSVALKSGYEDPFAFSKTFKKIHGVSPKFYRIQKEEVMKANKKYE from the coding sequence ATGTTACGGGACAGAAAACCAGCAAAATATACCAATTCCGCAAGATACCGATGCCTGGAACACTTACACAAACAATCCGTTGAGTTATACCTCAGTTATTGCGGTCTGGAAGAATGTGATTCCGATCATTCGTATGGACCTACCGAGCGATCGGAGTTCCTCCTTCATTATATTATCGAGGGAGAAGGTTTATATACGGTAGGGAAAAAAAACTACACCCTGCGCAAACATCATGCGTTTCTTATTTATCCAGATATTACAACATATTACAAGGCTGACCATAATTCTCCCTGGAAATATATCTGGATAGGTTTCGGCGGAACTAAAGCCCTGGAATATCTCCGATTTGCTAATTTCAATGAAACAAAGCTCGTGAATGAATTTAATAACGAAAGAGCACTTATAGAGTGCGTCAACGGGATGCTCGAAGCATCTCAATTAACCGCCGCTAATTCCCTTATCCGGGAAAGCTATCTAATGCGCTTTCTGGCGACGCTGATCCAGGAACAACAGATTAATGATACGGCAAGTCATTCGTATGACTATTCAAGCAAGGTATACATAGATCACGCAATCGAATTTATCGAGCATAATTTTCATCAGAATATCAGGATCAAAGATATAGCCGATTATATTGGAATCAATCGCAGCTACCTGACATGCATATTCAAGAAGCAGCTGCAGGTTTCACCACAGGAGTATCTGATTAATTTTCGCATGGATAAGGCAGCAGGACTTTTAAAAACTACAAACCTGTCGATAAACTCGGTTGCACTAAAAAGTGGTTATGAAGACCCTTTTGCTTTTTCAAAGACATTCAAGAAAATCCATGGAGTAAGCCCGAAGTTCTACCGCATCCAAAAAGAAGAAGTTATGAAAGCTAATAAGAAATATGAGTAG
- a CDS encoding phosphate acyltransferase yields MNLDQFLSVNSKATVAVPFPEDEAILRTCRTAADQNWARFLFFGDPERIGKAAEKTGIDRAFYETETANTESEACELTARSLREGRAQVAMKGQVHTGDFSRALFSREAGLLEPGRLVSHIALCQVASYHKLLFMTDCAINIKPDYDDKLRILDNAVRMAQKLGVPRPRVGLVAPVETVNPKIDSTIDAERLRKEYDPEKALLGGPFGLDAALSREAAAIKKIESPVAGDADILLFPDLNTGNAVYKTLTVLAGATIAGLLIGLRVPVVVTSRSDNEETKLLSLKMGLASA; encoded by the coding sequence GTGAATCTTGACCAGTTCCTGAGCGTTAACAGTAAAGCGACCGTAGCAGTCCCCTTTCCAGAAGACGAAGCGATCCTCCGGACCTGCAGGACCGCGGCTGATCAAAACTGGGCACGCTTTCTTTTTTTCGGCGATCCGGAGAGAATCGGAAAGGCCGCTGAAAAAACCGGCATCGACAGAGCTTTCTACGAAACTGAAACCGCCAATACCGAAAGCGAAGCCTGCGAACTGACAGCCAGAAGCCTGCGGGAAGGCCGTGCCCAGGTAGCCATGAAAGGACAGGTGCATACAGGGGATTTCAGCCGCGCTCTTTTCTCCCGTGAAGCAGGGCTGCTGGAACCGGGCAGGCTCGTAAGCCATATTGCCCTCTGCCAGGTTGCCTCCTACCATAAGCTGCTCTTTATGACAGACTGCGCCATAAACATCAAACCGGACTATGACGACAAGCTCCGGATACTGGACAACGCCGTCAGGATGGCGCAAAAGCTTGGCGTTCCGCGGCCCAGGGTCGGACTGGTGGCCCCGGTGGAAACGGTAAATCCCAAGATAGATTCAACAATCGATGCCGAACGTCTTCGAAAGGAGTATGACCCGGAAAAAGCCCTGCTCGGCGGCCCCTTCGGTCTTGATGCAGCCCTTTCCCGGGAGGCAGCGGCGATCAAAAAAATAGAGAGTCCTGTTGCCGGGGACGCGGATATTCTGCTTTTTCCGGACTTGAATACCGGCAACGCCGTCTACAAAACCCTTACCGTCTTGGCAGGGGCGACCATCGCCGGACTCCTGATCGGTCTGCGGGTACCGGTGGTCGTAACCTCCCGGTCCGACAACGAAGAGACAAAACTTCTGTCACTGAAAATGGGCCTTGCTTCGGCGTGA
- the buk gene encoding butyrate kinase gives MPPFDSYLILVINPGSTSTKLALSRGGECLKNQTIRHSTEELKGFSSVAAQKDFRRELTENFLAEALPKGEDLAAVIGRGGLLAPLESGIYTVSSAMIADLESARWGEHASNLGAVLAEGIARPRGIPAYIADPVVVDEMIEEARYSGCPEIQRVSIFHALNQKSAARKAAAELGRSYEEVNLIVAHLGGGISVGAHQRGRVIDVNNALDGDGPFSPERSGGLPAGQLVSLALQYREREKELRKKIVGLGGMAAYLGTNDFVEALERASSGDAKAQSIIQAMAYQISKEIAAHGATLKGKIDGIVLTGGMAGSAYFTNRIRDRVSYLGPILIIEGEREMEALAENALGALRQTREVKEYQR, from the coding sequence ATGCCACCCTTTGATTCATACCTGATTCTGGTTATTAATCCGGGATCGACATCAACCAAGCTGGCCCTTTCCCGCGGCGGAGAGTGCCTTAAAAACCAGACCATCCGGCATTCAACGGAAGAGCTGAAAGGTTTCTCCTCCGTCGCCGCTCAGAAGGACTTCAGGCGGGAGCTTACGGAAAACTTTCTTGCCGAAGCCCTGCCGAAGGGAGAAGACCTCGCGGCCGTTATCGGACGCGGGGGGCTTCTTGCTCCCCTGGAAAGCGGAATCTACACGGTCAGCAGCGCCATGATCGCGGACCTGGAAAGTGCCCGCTGGGGAGAACACGCCAGCAATCTGGGGGCCGTTCTTGCCGAGGGAATCGCCCGCCCCAGGGGAATCCCCGCGTATATTGCCGACCCGGTGGTAGTAGATGAAATGATCGAAGAAGCCCGTTACTCCGGCTGCCCGGAAATACAGCGGGTAAGTATTTTTCATGCCCTGAACCAGAAATCCGCCGCCCGTAAAGCTGCGGCGGAACTCGGCAGGTCCTACGAAGAGGTAAACCTCATCGTCGCCCATCTGGGGGGAGGGATATCGGTGGGGGCCCATCAGCGGGGAAGAGTTATCGACGTTAATAACGCCCTGGATGGCGACGGCCCCTTCTCTCCCGAACGCAGCGGCGGTCTTCCGGCGGGGCAGCTCGTCTCCCTTGCCCTGCAGTACCGGGAAAGAGAAAAGGAACTGCGTAAAAAGATCGTCGGTCTGGGAGGAATGGCAGCCTACCTGGGGACCAATGATTTTGTAGAGGCGCTGGAGCGGGCATCCTCCGGAGATGCAAAGGCACAAAGCATTATTCAGGCTATGGCCTACCAGATCAGCAAGGAGATCGCCGCCCACGGCGCGACTTTAAAAGGAAAAATCGACGGGATTGTGCTTACAGGCGGCATGGCAGGCAGCGCCTATTTTACAAACCGTATCCGCGACAGGGTCTCGTACCTTGGGCCGATACTGATAATCGAAGGAGAACGCGAAATGGAGGCCCTGGCGGAGAACGCCCTCGGAGCCCTGAGGCAAACACGGGAAGTTAAGGAGTATCAGCGGTGA
- a CDS encoding 2-oxoacid:acceptor oxidoreductase family protein → MIVKEKPKSFYETFERKGPEQRTTHYCPGCGHGTAHKLIAELIDEMGIQDRTVFLSPVGCSVFAYYYFDTGNIQCSHGRAPAVGTGVKRVREDAVVISYQGDGDLAGIGTTEIIHAANRGENMTVIFINNAIYGMTGGQMAPTTLTGQKTLTTPTGRDLSLDGAPIGMAEIMNAIAPPVYIERVSLSTTSGIMKTRRAFKKALQNQLDKKGFSFVEVLSPCPINWKMDPVKAREWMKETMEEIYPSGCLRDTAEQCSPGTSLKPLGDTELMDLFRVKKELPEVEIRELPEEQHVKISGFGGQGVLSAGILLANCVIAEGLEATWLPSYGPEMRGGTANASVILSKEAIGSPVVDEPNVLIAMNLPSLLNFEEKVVPGGLIIVNSSVVNRKVKRKDLKTLYVPAADMARNEGLISAANIVMLTVYLLETRVVDIETFKAVLPLSLKKKEYLDLNLRLIKKAEAFYATL, encoded by the coding sequence ATGATTGTAAAAGAGAAACCGAAAAGCTTTTATGAGACCTTTGAACGAAAAGGGCCGGAGCAAAGAACAACTCATTATTGTCCAGGCTGCGGACACGGTACCGCCCATAAACTTATTGCCGAACTGATCGACGAGATGGGCATACAGGACCGTACTGTATTTCTCTCTCCTGTGGGGTGCTCTGTCTTTGCCTACTATTATTTTGACACCGGCAACATCCAGTGCTCTCACGGCCGCGCGCCGGCGGTCGGAACAGGCGTCAAACGGGTCCGGGAGGACGCAGTGGTAATCTCGTACCAGGGCGACGGAGACCTGGCGGGAATCGGCACCACCGAGATAATCCACGCCGCCAACCGCGGAGAAAACATGACGGTCATCTTCATTAACAACGCTATCTACGGTATGACCGGCGGACAGATGGCACCGACAACCCTTACGGGGCAGAAGACCCTCACCACCCCCACCGGACGGGACCTTTCCCTTGACGGTGCCCCCATCGGAATGGCAGAGATAATGAACGCTATTGCCCCCCCTGTTTACATTGAACGGGTAAGCCTCTCCACCACTTCAGGGATCATGAAGACCCGCAGGGCCTTTAAAAAAGCCCTGCAGAACCAGCTTGATAAAAAAGGCTTCTCTTTTGTCGAGGTCCTCTCCCCCTGCCCCATCAACTGGAAGATGGACCCCGTTAAAGCCAGGGAGTGGATGAAGGAGACCATGGAGGAGATCTATCCTTCCGGATGTCTCAGGGACACTGCCGAACAATGCTCACCCGGAACATCGCTGAAGCCCCTCGGGGATACGGAACTTATGGACCTTTTCCGGGTTAAAAAGGAACTCCCGGAGGTGGAAATACGGGAACTCCCGGAGGAACAGCATGTTAAGATATCCGGGTTTGGCGGCCAGGGAGTACTGTCTGCCGGGATTCTGCTTGCCAACTGCGTTATTGCCGAAGGTCTGGAAGCTACCTGGCTTCCCTCCTATGGACCGGAAATGCGGGGCGGGACGGCTAACGCCAGTGTAATTTTGTCAAAAGAGGCGATCGGGTCCCCCGTTGTGGATGAACCGAACGTACTTATAGCAATGAACCTGCCTTCTCTGCTGAATTTCGAAGAAAAGGTAGTCCCCGGAGGACTTATAATCGTCAATTCCTCGGTAGTCAACCGTAAAGTGAAACGGAAGGACCTTAAGACCCTGTATGTTCCCGCCGCCGATATGGCCAGGAACGAGGGACTCATTTCTGCAGCCAATATAGTCATGCTGACAGTGTATCTGCTGGAAACCAGAGTGGTGGACATAGAGACCTTCAAGGCGGTGCTGCCCCTCAGTCTGAAAAAGAAGGAGTATCTGGACCTGAACCTGAGACTGATAAAGAAGGCCGAAGCCTTTTATGCCACCCTTTGA
- the vorB gene encoding 3-methyl-2-oxobutanoate dehydrogenase subunit VorB, producing MHKQLIKGNEAVIYGALLGGSTHFFGYPITPASEIAHAAAAYFRAAGRTFLQGESEVSVINMIYGAASAGARVMSASSGPGIALMAEGISYIAGAELPAVLVDVQRAGPGLGNIWPEQSDYNMVVKGGGHGNYRNIVLAPNSAQEMCDFTYRAFELADKYRMLVFILTDAYIGQMMEPVSFPEKVLHGERHTWAVYGDKESRKNLVTSILMNRELLSQHNLHLQEKYRRLEKEITDYQEVQTGDAELVFVAYGISSRLCYSAVSQLRKKGIKAGLLRPKTLYPFPRQRLEELASSAELFISLELSNGQMADDVEIALMGRKPLLRYNWMGGVVPEVSEIVARTESDLEGVFA from the coding sequence ATGCATAAGCAGCTGATAAAAGGAAACGAAGCGGTTATTTATGGTGCGCTTTTAGGCGGGTCAACCCACTTTTTCGGGTATCCAATCACCCCGGCGAGCGAGATCGCCCATGCCGCAGCGGCCTATTTCCGGGCTGCCGGCAGAACCTTTCTGCAGGGTGAATCCGAGGTCAGTGTTATCAATATGATCTATGGTGCCGCCAGTGCGGGAGCCAGGGTAATGTCCGCGTCATCAGGCCCGGGGATTGCCTTGATGGCGGAAGGGATCTCCTACATTGCCGGGGCGGAACTGCCGGCTGTCCTGGTCGATGTGCAGCGGGCAGGCCCGGGCCTCGGTAACATCTGGCCCGAGCAGTCCGACTATAACATGGTTGTCAAGGGCGGGGGCCACGGGAACTACCGCAACATCGTACTGGCCCCCAACTCGGCCCAGGAGATGTGCGATTTTACCTATCGGGCCTTTGAGTTGGCGGACAAGTACCGGATGCTCGTCTTTATTCTGACCGACGCCTACATCGGCCAGATGATGGAACCCGTCTCCTTTCCGGAAAAGGTTCTCCATGGAGAGCGCCACACCTGGGCAGTCTACGGCGACAAAGAGAGCCGCAAAAACCTGGTTACATCCATCCTGATGAACCGTGAACTGCTTTCTCAGCACAATCTTCACCTGCAGGAAAAATACCGGCGCCTGGAGAAGGAGATTACCGATTACCAGGAGGTTCAGACCGGGGATGCCGAACTGGTCTTCGTAGCTTACGGCATAAGCTCCCGGCTCTGCTACTCGGCGGTATCGCAGCTAAGAAAGAAAGGAATAAAAGCCGGCCTTCTGCGGCCGAAGACCCTGTATCCTTTTCCGCGGCAGCGGCTTGAGGAGCTTGCCTCCTCGGCAGAGCTTTTTATCAGCCTGGAACTGTCCAATGGACAGATGGCCGACGACGTAGAGATCGCCCTTATGGGCCGCAAGCCGCTTTTGCGGTACAACTGGATGGGCGGAGTAGTCCCGGAAGTATCTGAAATCGTAGCCCGCACCGAATCCGACCTTGAAGGGGTATTTGCATGA
- a CDS encoding 4Fe-4S dicluster domain-containing protein — MNYVRISANECKGCRLCVQNCPNNCLGIGSEINQLGYQAAVFKNPNCTACGICFYVCPEPGAITVYKNEERMHA; from the coding sequence ATGAACTATGTTCGAATATCTGCCAATGAATGCAAGGGATGCCGTCTCTGCGTGCAGAACTGCCCCAACAACTGTCTTGGAATCGGTTCCGAGATAAATCAGCTCGGTTACCAGGCTGCAGTATTCAAGAATCCTAACTGCACCGCCTGCGGTATTTGTTTCTATGTTTGCCCTGAACCCGGAGCTATTACGGTCTACAAGAATGAGGAGCGGATGCATGCATAA